DNA sequence from the Candidatus Hydrogenedentota bacterium genome:
CATCGATGAAATCGGCGTCGGCTTCCTCTTTGCCCGCACGCTGCACTCCGCGATGAAAAATGTCGCGCCCGTGCGGCAGGAATTGAAAATCCGCACCGTATTCAATTTCCTCGGCCCGCTGACCAACCCCGCGGGCGCCGACGGCCAGGTCATCGGCGTGCCCGACCCCGCGCTGGCGGACAAATTGGCGGACGTGCTAACGCTCTTCGGCACGCGCCGTGCGTTCGTCGTCTGCGGTTCGGACGGCCTCGACGAAATCACGCTGACGGGCGCAACGCACGTAGCCGAGACGCACCACGGCAGTGTATCGCGCTACAAGGTCTCTCCAGACACCGCCGGCCTGAAACCCGCGGCGCGGGAGACGTTACTGGGCGGCGACGCGAACGCAAACGCGCGCATCCTGCGCGACGTGCTGCGTGGAAACCCCGGTCCGCACCGGGACATCGTGTTGTTCAACGCCGCCGCGGGTATTCTCGCCGCCGAAGACGGGGCGGCGAACTGGCGCGCGGCCGTCGAAAAAGCCGCGCAAAGCATCGATTCCGGCGCGGCACTTGCGAAGTTGGACGCGTTAGTAGATTATTCTCATCGAGCCATTTAGGCAGCGGTGGGACCACAGGCCAGTCATGATCCTCGACGAGATTTGCGCGAACAAGCGCACGGAAGTTGAAGCCGCCAAGCAGCAGGTGCCCTTCCACGACCTCGAAGAACGCATCGAACAGCGCCGCAAGGCGCGCGACTTCCGCGGCGCGCTGCGGCTCTCCGGAATCAGCCTTATCGCCGAAGTTAAACGCGCCTCGCCCACGCTCGGCACCTTCCTCGAAAACGTCGACCCCGCCGAATTGGCTGGCGTCTACAAACAGGCCGGCGCCCGCGCCATTTCTGTCCTCACGGACGAGAAATACTTCAAAGGCACCCTCGCCGACCTGACCGCCGTGCACGCGGCAGTGCCGATCCCCTGCCTGCGCAAAGAATTCATCGTGGACGAATACCAAATCTTCGAGGCGCGTGCCGCCGAAGCGGATGCAATTCTTCTCATTGTCAAATGCCTCTCCGACACGCAATTGCGGGATTATTTGAAGACTGCGGAATCGCTCGGCATGGCCGCCCTCGTTGAGACCCACACCGCGGAAGAAATCGAGCGCGCAATAGACGCCGGTGCCCACATCATCGGCATCAACAACCGCGACCTCACAACCTTCACGGTCGACATCAACATTACGCTAAACCTCAAGAAACACGTAC
Encoded proteins:
- the trpC gene encoding indole-3-glycerol phosphate synthase TrpC, yielding MILDEICANKRTEVEAAKQQVPFHDLEERIEQRRKARDFRGALRLSGISLIAEVKRASPTLGTFLENVDPAELAGVYKQAGARAISVLTDEKYFKGTLADLTAVHAAVPIPCLRKEFIVDEYQIFEARAAEADAILLIVKCLSDTQLRDYLKTAESLGMAALVETHTAEEIERAIDAGAHIIGINNRDLTTFTVDINITLNLKKHVPGGYVLVSESGIHTREHVRRLEDGGVDAILVGEALVKSGDIGGKIRELLGLDEI
- the trpD gene encoding anthranilate phosphoribosyltransferase, encoding MITEALQLLCDRTDLTRDQAASSMHALMAGEATHAQTAAFLVALRMKGETVEEIAGLAQTMRDMATKVNTSRKPLVDTCGTGGDRSGTFNISTTAAFVVAGAGVAVAKHGNRSASSLCGSADVLEALGVNVNATPEQVGRCIDEIGVGFLFARTLHSAMKNVAPVRQELKIRTVFNFLGPLTNPAGADGQVIGVPDPALADKLADVLTLFGTRRAFVVCGSDGLDEITLTGATHVAETHHGSVSRYKVSPDTAGLKPAARETLLGGDANANARILRDVLRGNPGPHRDIVLFNAAAGILAAEDGAANWRAAVEKAAQSIDSGAALAKLDALVDYSHRAI